The Psilocybe cubensis strain MGC-MH-2018 chromosome 7, whole genome shotgun sequence genome has a window encoding:
- a CDS encoding putative amino-acid permease C15C4.04c yields the protein MDIKSEKGDAQVLTVDHTDTNSIIRADDLKLAELGYRSEFRREFSRLETVCFAFSIMGVIASVSSTLSFGIFNGGHVGMVFGWLIPSCFVMFVALSMAELASSMPTSAGLYYFSAKLAPPKYAPLASWITGWANVTGQVTLVCGIDFTCAQMITTAIAVNSDGAIILSSGATFGILLAILFSHGIVCSSATSVLARLNLFYVLVNVGTSIAAIVALLVLSDGKRASTSDAFTLFENNSGWNNGWAFMLAFTAPMWTLTGYDSAAHISEETANAAKAAPLAIIVSVIGTASLGWLLLIATSFAVPSVSDILTTDLPLPMGQVFLNVLGKRGMLTIWSLIIVVQYVTGAAQAVDASRVVFAFARDNALPGSRLWKRMNKYTQTPVNAVWFVIGVAALCGVLGFSETALTSLAGSSVIGLYTSYAAPIFLRITSGRNKLIPGPFSLGKWATPIGAVAVSWVTFVVLMLFFPPHQVTSAQDMNYSVVIIMGVFIFASLSWVISARKWFTGPVRNIDESPTMSIKQS from the exons ATGGACATCAAGTCTGAAAAAGGCGACGCTCAAGTGCTCACAGTTGATCATACGGACACTAACTCCATCATACGTGCCGATGACCTGAAGCTTGCCGAATTGGGGTACAGGAGCGAGTTTCGTCGAGAATTCTCT CGTCTGGAAACAGTATGTTTTGCCTTCTCAATTATGGGAGTGATTGCGAGCGTCTCTTCGACTCTTTCTTTTGGCATTTTTAATG GTGGTCATGTAGGCATGGTTTTTGGGTGGCTCATACCTTCCTGCTTTGTTATGTTCGTTGCGCTCTCCATGGCAGAATTAGCCTCTTCCATGCC AACGAGCGCTGGACTGTATTACTTCTCCGCGAAGTTAGCACCTCCAAAATATGCCCCTCTTGCAAGCTGGATAACCGGGTGGGCAAATGTTACTGGGCAAGTGACGCTAGTCTGTGGCATAGACTTCACTTGCGCCCAGATGATTACGACTGCGATCGCTGTAAATAGCGACGGCGCTATAATTCTATCTTCTGGCGCGACATTCGGCATTTTATTAGCCATTTTGTTCTCCCATGGAATAGTTTGTTCTTCAGCAACCAGCGTGCTTGCTCGATTGAATCTATTTTACGTTCTAGTCAATG TCGGAACAAGTATAGCTGCTATTGTAGCTCTCCTTGTCCTTTCAGACGGAAAAAGGGCGTCTACATCGGATGCCTTTACTCTTTTTGAAAACAATTCGGGTTGGAACA ATGGATGGGCGTTTATGCTAGCATTCACTGCACCTATGTGGACTTTGACAGGAT ACGATTCTGCTGCCCACATCTCCGAAGAGACTGCCAACGCAGCGAAAGCGGCGCCTCTTGCTATCATAGTGTCGGTTATTGGAACGGCGAGCCTTGGATGGTTATTGTTGATAGCTACCTCATTTGCCGTTCCATCGGTCTCAGATATTCTGACAACAGACCTTCCTCTTCCAATGGGGCAGGTGTTCCTGAATGTTCTGGGGAAACGTGGCATGCTTACTATCTGGTCCTTGATTATCGTTGTCCAG TACGTAACTGGGGCGGCGCAGGCGGTCGACGCCTCTCGTGTGGTTTTTGCCTTTGCACGGGACAATGCCCTTCCAGGTTCCCGACTTTGGAAGAGAATGAACAAGTATACACAAACCCCAGTGAACGCTGTGTGGTTCGTCATCGGTGTAGCAGCACTCTGTGGGGTATTGGGATTCTCTGAGACTGCATTAACGTCACTCGCTGG CTCCTCTGTGATTGGGTTGTACACGTCATATGCTGCGCCAATATTCCTACGCATTACTTCTGGACGCAATAAACTCATCCCCGGTCCTTTCAGCTTGGGTAAATGGGCCACGCCCATCGGTGCAGTCGCTGTTTCATGGGTAACTTTTGTTGTGTTGATGCTATTTTTCCCACCTCATCAAGTAACCTCGGCGCAAGATATGA ACTACTCGGTGGTGATCATTATGGGTGTGTTCATCTTCGCGTCCTTATCTTGGGTAATTTCTGCCCGTAAATGGTTTACTGGGCCCGTTCGGAACATTGACGAGAGCCCCACTATGTCCATCAAACAATCATAA